Within Lytechinus pictus isolate F3 Inbred chromosome 7, Lp3.0, whole genome shotgun sequence, the genomic segment GAGTCGGAATGTTCTTCATCCCTGCAGCAGCCTCTTTCAGACAATAACTAGAAGACATAAAACACTGCATACGTATAGTCCTATTCTGATGTAAACCTACATCACTTGGAATTGCATACCAGAACCCCATACTGAAACCaagcttaaaaaaaaacctcttgaACAGTTGTGTTTTGACATCTTGATTGCTCCATCCCATATCTTCTCAAACCACCTTAAaaccacccaagggttcattacatgctgccgcgcacagaaaaatcaagccatagaagtcgtgtgttgtggacaccagaagtgagatcccagcacgcgcagtccactagttagaaatccactgccaaacgcggttcatggttcgaggttagtatactaatactaacctcgcgaggttagtatactaatactaacctcgcaatacgtgtgagtgcttAAAACTACAAGCCATGTGCAAATATTCTTATAAGTTCAACTTAAACTTCCCAAAGGTGCTAactacaaaatataatataagttTGCTATATAcaagatatataaatataacaaGAATTATTGTTCTATCTAAAACTTTACAAAGATAAAATGAGTTTGAAGAATGTTCAGCAGCATCATATGTTACCAACTATTACATGTTCCTCCATGCCTTCGCTTTCTGTGATGAGAGCTCGTTCTAAAATCACTTTGCCTTCCTTGTACCTCTGAGATTCCTCTGTGGCAAATTCATAGATCCAACCAAGTTTTGAGTCACAGTTCTTGCAGAAGACATCTCGTACCATGTGACGTCCAGTTAACATGATCCTATCTTGGACCTCACTAAATGAGAGGTTGACCACTCGTTTGAAGAGGTATGCACGACCCGTTGACCCTGTAAAGCGAGTGGACATTAGTTCTGCCCTGTTGGTCAGTACAGTATCACAGTTTGCACAGGAGAACAATCTTGTACCTCCTATATGCTCAAGGAAAACTCGCCCCATGATAGATGCTTGCTATAAATGCACTGGGGAAACAAAGCAAAGAATATAAATTTGTGGTTAAGTATGTGACTGTTagaattcaaacagtaaaaatgcataaatggaaTATGGAAAATGTACTTTCTATTGCAAAGATATTTTCCAATAAAAAACATACAGAACAAAAACCATTTGTGTGTACATAACAAGAAAATACCATTcaacaaaacaagaaaatatcaatgttgTTTTTACTCTCTAGTTTCTTTAAACCGTTTCTATTTGAATATGTTCATATTGTAAGTCATGTAGTTCATAGATAGGAAATCAATGAGTGTAGGGTTATGACCTACTAACAATAATACTCTAAGAAGATTAGATCAAGTAATTCACATGAGAAGCAAGCAAGTGCACTTTCTCAAAGCTGATTCACAATAGATTATTATTGATTGcaaacaacaataactcaaattgCACCTTAAATGACCTTCTTCAGAACCCTAGTAGCAAAATTGATTCTTTCAGTTCCCCTAGAGTGAACATTTGCCTCAAGTCCATTTCTCGTGACCGGGTGGAGCTAACAACCCGGTCACGAGAAATGGACTTGAGGCAAATGTTCACTCTAGGGGAACTGTCCTTTCACAGGATAGATAGTCTCCTTTACTTGtacattttgattaaaaagaaaagagcTCACAACTAAGATGGAAAAGAAATATACTTTTGATTGAATGCACTATTCACAATTACCAAAGCAATGTATTGATAGTGTGAATTTTGTAGAGGGTAGCATATAACTATCATTTTATTTCTAGTTGTATACAATGCTACATTATGGGTAATAAATCTAAGacaaacctacatgtatctttgtTTAGCACATTTtgcaacaaagttgaaaaatTATAAGTTTAGTGGTAGAAAATAAAGCAGCAACTCAAATTAATCAATCATCAAACCAAATGGGAAATAAGTGAAACTATATGAGACGCAAAATGAACAGAACTGCAACCGATGGAGTCTGGTAGTGCACTGTTTAATCTCTGGGCTACTTTTCCTCAGCTAAACTCAGAATCACATAAATAATTTACATATATTGAAATCAAGTAGAGTCAACCAATCAAAAACAATTAATGGAAGGATCGAACTAAAATGTAAGCATCCAATTcataaaataaaccaataaGGAATGAGACGAAGATGACAACAATGTCTGAGGATTATGTAATAATGGAAGTAGAAATTATGGAGTCAGGTGATCGAGGGATGGAATGAGTGGAACACCTGAAGAGAGaatagagaaggaatgaagatgacaaaaGAGAATGAGAGGAAAGGCATTCAGACTAGAATGAATGACAACTGAATATCATTAAACTCAAATAACCTAAGTTCAGACAGCAAGGGCAGTgctgaaaagaaatgcaaatgaactCGCGTCTAGACTGAACAGACATAACAGCTGAAGAGACCACaagtcaaaggaaataaacaaaatagcaaaatgacaaaataaccaTCCTACATTTTGATCCCATTACATGAACTGAAGAAGTCTAGTGGAGGCCCTATAGCTAATCTCTTGATTGCATAATTTCATCGGActtattatattaaattataatttggcAAACTTCAAAGCCTGATAACACATGACCCTATCTGAAATATATGTAAATCTAGAGTCTACAGTACAGTACATATTTTTCCCTAGGCCCGCCGCCCCGGCCCTAGgctatctatatacatgtacatgatgtaggtTGTATTCCCGGGTTGTATTATCCAAAGACCAAACTATTATGACATGTCAGACTTCCAAACAAACCTGACTGACACAATTGCAGCAGCCTCTGTGCaaagtaaatttcatttttacattgataCCACAAACAAAAGTCACAAAGGCAGCAGGAAGTACATGCAACTGCAAGTCGAGTTTCAATCCCAGTCAGATAAACCCACACACACAGCACAGCTGATCATTTCACAAAGGCAGGTACAGACTACAGTCACAAGTGTGCCTGGGCTTACCAGATCCAAACAGAGCAGAAAGAAACACAGATCTTGGAGTACAAAAAACGTTCCCAATTATCATTTAGACATTATTGTGATACACCTGTAAACTTACATGTACTTACACTATCATACAACTGTCTTTAGGCCTTCGTCTGCTCTGCCTTTTCAAGTAAAGACTGGAATGATGGTTATTAATTGCAGCCAGCTACCACCTAGTACACATATCGCCGATCCGATCGCGAGCTATAATTGGGCAGGCCACATAGGCACGTCAGTGTACTCAGCTCTGTGTACGATCAATCGAGATCGAGAATTACTTCCGCAAACATACGgtgacatcatcatcgtcgGTTTGGCTCATAACAAAACCACGTGCTCAGCAGCGCGCCAATCGCACGCTTTGGCGCGTTTAAATGGTCATTATTATGCAAGAATAAATTATTTCGGATGAAAGAGTGAATTACAAGTTGAAACAAGCAAGTTAACAAATGGAAACCTCTAGCAAACTGCCcgcattaataacgaaattatcggtgcggggaaggggggggggggggaagtgcGGGCGCACCTTGTAAAAGTACTAAAATTATAGATGTATGACTATCGATTCAGCCATTACCCATTAGCTAAAATGCGCTTACTTGTGAGTGACGacttttttgcttgcttgtccctatgaggcgccgaatgtaccaatattatatagaacaattatttgttatataatcattatttgttaaataataactattatttatatataatttacattttatttgtaaataactactattatataaaatatcatttctaattatttatatataattccaagtaatacttcattatttgtaaataataatagttcgacattccattatttataaataatgattatttgtttttcattatttataaataatgattatttgtttttcattatttataaataatgattatttgtttttcattatttataaataatgattatttgtttttcattatttatatataatgattatttgtttttcattatttataaataatgattatttgtttttcattatttataaataatgattatttgtttttcattatttataaataatgattatttgtttttcattatttataaataatgattatttgtttttcattatttacaaataatgatcatttgtttttcattatttataaataatgattatttgtttttcattatttataaataatttgttgagttttccattatttataaataatgattatttgttaaataatgaaaacgtctacttcattatttataaataattttttcgagtgcaccattattctcattatttataaataatcattatttaatgttcgagttttccattatttataaataaagattatttgttaaataatgaaatatctacttcattatttataaataataattttgtttcaatatcccattatttataaataatcattatttataaacaatttttacagtttgccattatatacaaataatcattatttatatacaaataaccattatttattatataatgccattatttattaaataatgccattatttattaaataatgccattatttattaaataatagaaaactcgctataacatgcaaatgtgggaccgcccatgatatgaatattcatgatgcgatttcctttttcgtgatttttcttcacaaatttttgtccatttcctcttcataatgacatttcttgaagcaattttctagggatatggtctgattgtaatattcttcattttctatataacttcgtcttcgtagaaatatcaaaaagtgtaattttatacgatttttcctacagttcacaatccccataggcgcgcgtgtacggtagggacaaccggtgaatcgacggagtgctcttcatcgaaatactacgttggttggtccccggaagtggcgggcggaatttagcccgaatcctcgatggaagtcgatcaagtgcatatgagctgagagagtgaaatatcagtgtacttgtacaggcccttctactttttataaatatttcttgttgctttttttgttaagttaatttttcctggtgtagagataagtttcagttctaataatgcacttcaaatacattttggagtgtctgtttgaggcgtttggggcgatttcaccctggccccaaaatgctcgcaacgacaatacgggggcatgatgacccctaaatttttaaaaacttatttttctattgaaaattatcacaaaattcaccaaaagtgtgcacgaaagccttcgtatttcacttttaaaactccgaaaagtgcccaaatgacaagcttggtcgcttcgctgtgtcgctttcaacttgagaacgtttacgcgtctgctcccccccccccctcctccgaaagaaattctgtatacggccatgctctaaagagcctggcacattgatttatatgtacttttcattttcattatttttatcacattatcatcatggccttacacagaatttttaccgggggggggggggcagctaggacgcgcgtaaagtttctcaaaaaaatcttgaaagcgagacagcgacgcgaccaagctcaaatgacaagcttggtcgcttcgctttctcaagatttttatgagaaagtttacgcgcgtcctgctccccccccccccccccccggaaaaaattctgcgtaaggccatgatgataatgagataaaaataatgaaaatgaagtatacataaatcaatgtgccaggctctttagagcatggccgtatacagaatttctttcggaggagggggggggggggaaagcagacgcgtaaacgttctcaagttgaaagcgacacagcgaagcgaccaagcttgtcatttgggcactttttggagttttaaaagtgaaatacgaaggctttcgtgcacacttttggtgaattttgtgataattttcaatagaaaaataagtttttaaaaaattaggggtcatcatgcccccgtattgtcgttgcgagcattttggggccagggtgaaatcgccccaaacgcctcaaacagacactccaaaatgtatttgaagtgcattattagaactgaaacttatctctacaccaggaaaaattaacttaacaaaaaaagcaacaagaaatatttataaaaagtagaagggcctgtacaagtacactgatatttcactctctcagctcatatgcacttgatcgacttccatcgaggattcgggctaaattccgcccgccacttccggggaccaaccaacgtagtatttcgatgaagagcactccgtcgattcaccggttgtccctaccgtacacgcgcgcctatggggattgtgaactgtaggaaaaatcgtataaaattacactttttgatatttctacgaagacgaagttatatagaaaatgaagaatattacaatcagaccatatccctagaaattgcttcaagaaatgtcattatgaagaggaaatggacaaaaatttgtgaagaaaaatcacgaaaaaggaaatcgcatcatgaatattcatatcatgggcggtcccacatttgcatgttatagcgagttttccattatttaataaataatggcattatttaataaataatggcattatttaataaataatggttatttgtatataaataatgattatttgtatataatggcaaactgtaaaaattgtttataaataatgattatttataaataatgggatattgaaacaaaattattatttataaataatgaagtagatatttcattatttaacaaataatctttatttataaataatggaaaactcgaacattaaataatgattatttataaataatgagaataatggtgcactcgaaaaaattatttataaataatgaagtagacgttttcattatttaacaaataatcattatttataaataatggaaaactcaacaaattatttataaataatgaaaaacaaataatcattatttataaataatgaaaaacaaataatcattatttataaataatgaaaaacaaataatcattatttataaataatgaaaaacaaataatcattatttataaataatgaaaaacaaataatcattatttgtaaataacgaaaaacaaataatcattatttataaataatgaaaaacaaataatcattatttataaataatgaaaaacaaataatcattatttataaataatgaaaaacaaataatcattatttataaataatgaaaaacaaataatcattatttataaataatggaatgtcgaactattattatttacaaataatgaagtattacttggaattatatataaataattagaaatgatattttatataatagtagttatttacaaataaaatgtaaattatatataaataatagttatttaataaataatgattatataacaaataattgttctatataatattggtacattcggcgcctcatatgtcCCCGGGCCTTTTCTAGTTTTTCCAGGGGACTGCGAGACGAACTGTCCTGTTATTTTTCGCTGGAGACCcttgtttattttttgatttttttttgcttatctaGATTCCTGGGAAACAAATTGCAAAATGGcctttaatttttctttgctGAAGTaccttgtattttttaatttttatttatcattattatgtattttattgttattattatttttttgaagttttgctcTTTATGCTATCACGCCAATTTACACCCTGTAAAAGTTCGAATCTGAAACCGCCCTTGCATTCGATATGTTGCATCATGTGacattggaaaataattttttatttttctacaagCTCTAATATACAATGCAACTAATAGTCCAAGGCAATTGAAGTGCAATGCCAGTGGCCACTCTTATTGCCCTGGGAACTGGATATTCCTTTTATATAagcttcatgaaatatgaaaacaacTAAGATgaatcatttttcaaaattagataaaaacatatttgataACTAAACTCTAATTTCATTGACCTAAAAAAACATGTGACCTTAGCTAAGAAACACATCTGATAACCATatcagttttatttcatttgatagtTTTATCAGTAAATTGATCTGAAATTACATTTTACCTTGACCCAGTGACCTATCTCAGGCCAAATAATAAGttaaaagtttcatcaaatacTTTCATCAAGGTCTTTATGCTTTCATAGTTATGCCagttcaaaaacttaaccttggttaagtttCTATGTTGATGTTGCTGCCTTTGGATACATCATCCCAAATCatcttaaacattttttttctctgtacaATACATTCAAAGAATTATCAGTATCCAACTCGTAACTAGACTATAATTCAGGGGCAAGTTGTCAGGTACAGATCCTCTCCAAATGAAGGCATCATGCTCATAGAATGAtgttaaaggaaaataataaattcaagTTCTCTCTTGCCAATACATCAGTATCACAAAAATCTTGATCTCGCTAATTTTGCATTTCTCTTAATCTTTTCTTCATTCCACAATCCCCATGGTCCCGTAaacttcattttatgttatctTATCATAACCATAAGACATTCAAAGATCATCAAGTCACTTCTGTTGGACCTATCTGTTGAGACATTCCCTAAATATATCAGTTTGCTTGTAATTTTCTACCCcaccccttgaaaaaaataaaacaaaagcaaCGTAACATAAATTTGTTAAATTATCTGTAAAAATGACAATCGTTCTATTTACACTACAGGTACGATAcatgcaaataaacaaaatggaatctggagatgtgtgtatatataaatatatatatatatatagagccTACATCCTACGAAAGGGCGAAGtctatgaatgggtttattccgtCATAATACACATAAAGACGTTAAGACGAAGGTAGAGGGCATTAAGGCGCATCACAAACAacaaaagaagacaaaaaaatttgCCTTAAACTCAGATGTAgagaaattatatatatatatataaacccctcaaaaaagtttggaaatctgtgtttggccattaatttctcccaactcccgattatacacaatgcatattttacatcattcaaaagatcatttaattctctttaaaatgataccatacttgttatgatcatgccatcacgaaaagagcaggattcaaaagtgttggatgaggtctgaattgaaaagatgcaaaacgagcagaaatagtcatgaagggtcaatacagaatatgattcttttgtctgtgtctatttgaaaatccattcaaatcaagcccctgcttgtgtagtgatggttctgtgagataacatggtttgtgtcgtggtttgaaatacccatgcatgtttgtttgttatgtgtttgcttgagCAGAGGTGTGTTtcattccatgttaatgttgatgttaaggtgtgTGAAaccaattaaaagaaaccgctgagaaactcactcatcaccactgaaaaaagaagtgactttcaatattgtgtcatttttgcaacttttgaattttgaacttgccccacatttcaaggcactgcatctccatgtgaaccataatcatatcatgtagggtatcattttaaagagaattaaatgctctattcattgatattaattacatatTGATATTTACTTAAACCGAGGAGGTATTATCAATCAatatcagatttccaaactttttttaaggagtttatatatatatatattggtgcAAACAGAATACACACAAGTAAAACAATAATGCACTGTTTTAAAAAATCTAAGAAAATGAGGGAGAAAAAGCATTAAGCATGCCATTTATTTACTATTTTCCGGAGAAAGGAAATCTAAAAGTACTTGTATGTAATGTACATGACATATACTGTGTATGCAAAGCACTAGGAATAAACATTGGGAGTAAATGCCCATGCAAAAATGTGACTTATGAATGATAAAACCAAGTTAGGCAAGGTCCTTGGAATCATCCAAATTACCTTGTTATAGCAGAAATATCAAAGTACTAAAAAGTCTAATTAACATTACAGAGATGCAATTAGGAATATTATCCACAAAAATTAGGCAGGAATATGGAGCATCTAATCAGGGAGTTGGCATGGCCGGCTTAATTGTGggtcaaaagtttttttttaattatcacatTCTGATGGTAGCAAATATTACACTGCAATAATTTTAAAGGGGAGAGCTTTGGGAGTAATTGCAATTGTTCTGGCTTAATTTGATCATTCAATGAAGGTCTTCAATACAGCCACTACTAGATTGAAGGGTTAACCTATCAATTCATAAGAAGTTCACAGGGTCCTTGATCATAAAAGATACAATCAATTGTACAAATGAGATTAACTGTAAAGTCTGACACACCATGTACAAGATTTAAAATCAATAGTAATAAATTGAATGACTTCTCATTCAAAACACTCAAATCAGTCCCTCTTTTTTAAGAGGGTACCCTtagacttaaaaaaaacatatgaaagATTACAATAGAGTTTTAGCTCTCTTAGAGGTTAGAACCAAGTCTATACACTTTTGTATAATGTTTAATTTTAGAACAGAGGATAACATACCAGTATTAAAGTGCGAGAGCACCCACCTCAATCATGATTGAGAGGTTCTTAAACAGATAATCAACAGTTTCTGCATTTACTCCATTTACACACAACTTGGGCCTAATTCGAAAGAGAAAATGGGATGCAGTAGAAACTTTGGTATTATGGAGTAATTAACTGcttgatttcaatgaaaaaatagTTCTTCATGACATATtctttataataaaaactttCAAGTGTTTGCTTTTACATATATTATACAATGGAAAAACACTGAACTGAAATTGAAAGTCACATGCATCACCTTATTTTCATGAAGGAAGGATAGAACACAGAAAAGAAGTTCATTTTATAGTTTTTCTGCTACTATCAATTAGATTTTTACAACATTCTACCTGTgccatattatatatatgtagtaATCATCTAAGAATTGTCCAAAATTCCAAATAAGGCACAATTAATGGCTCCaagtataataatatttttttttatttgtgcaCTGTTTTTAAGTGATCACTTTAAGTGACATCTTATATATACCTACATTACATGatcattatgaaataaatgaaacattttaccATTTTGTTTAGGAACCACATACAATGTCCACATTTGTGCACAAATTGAATATAGGAGGGAATAAGAAACCCATGCAGATGACAAAATAAAGTGCTGCTGGATAAAATGAACTGCAgtttcttatttcaaataaatgccAAAATATTGGATAAGTACATATCAatcattggaaaaaaatatataactgtATGAGAGGAAGTAAGGGAATGTACTTTGAGGACCACAAATGCTAACTATGATGGATTCAAAAGCACATACCTCAATAGCTTGTCAGTTGCTTGAATAACTATAAATGTATTTGTAATCTGTGAATCGAAAATTAACATTGTCCAATTAAGAATTTCTAAAGTATTGATTTACCCTTAATCTTATTACATCAATGATTTAAGCCAATGATTTAACAGTGAAATGGTTAACTGCTACTTTTCTTATAATTTCATGCCACTCTTATTTTTCAGCTCCCTATCCAAAGCTTGAGCCATTTTTTCAGCATCTTTCCGCAGGATTCCCATCCAGCCTTTGCCTATCTTATCCTATTATTTCTGCATAGACATGTTAAAAGTGGGATTGGGCAAGCAGATACGAAATCCTGCATGCAATGCAGTCACCAACAGACAACTTGTTATGCTACCTTACATCTCCAATAAAGTAAATTTAACGCTTTCAAATATTTCCTAtatttttatagaaaaaaatatacatgtatctatgtacaagaaaataatgtaataatatatatttcccAATCCCATTATAACATCACCTGCTCCTTACCCAACCCATCACATACACCcacactctctctctttatctcaaataataaaattcattaCCCTCAATGACTAAAGTTCTTTCAGATCAATAGCTACGTCTCTCCAGCAAAATATTAACCAATTCAGTCTTAGCAATGAAACATACATTTCAATATGATTACCAAATACTCACTAGTCCTTGTAGTAATGTTATGAAAGTAATCATTTCagcaggcctctacaaaaaaaattttcgtcacttgccttgtcgggcaagtgatgaaaaaaattgctttccaaatagaaaaaaatgctTGCCCaattgttttataatttttttaattatgactGCACTACTCTTATTTTCATATGCCATACAAAATAAGAACAATTGAGAATCGTGTACAGTATAAAAGAACACACATTTAAAAGGGTATTTTCAGCAACGTAGGCCTGAGTCATTacgtttattcaaaaaaaaaactttcgctATTTATAAATGGGCTTTTAAGGTTTAAAAGAAAACCTTCaccaaaagttgctaaaatttcatattttgcaacTTTAAATCCACAAAATGGTTATCTGTTTGCCATACTTCCTTAGAATTGTTTTCAATTACCTAGTTGAAAACTATAAAGAAAgccagtgaaaaatattcagctctttattGACTCTGAAAAAATCgtttaataatgtttaaaaaaaaaatcaaaagtggagtggctaaaatttaacattttgcatctttaattccatgaaatggtcatttattttccatatttccttaattttttttaattagttggaaaccatcaagaaaattaagaatattcacctctctcttgtcttttcttcatcattttatgatgttacacttggtcaatattttttttattgtagtcccacatgtacatgtagactttcatgatttttttcatggtgTTACAACATTAACAGAAAACGATCGTTGATCGTTTTGAACTTGgtcaacaccatgaaagtctacatgtgggaccacaataataaaaaacatttaccgagtgtaacatcatcataaatcagagttaagaaagagctgaatattcttcattttttcggtagtttccaactaaatcaaaacaatttcaaggtaatatggaaaatagatggccatttttttttggtttgcaTCGGCAAATTGTGCAAgatagtagcgcatgcgcagtcATTGCACACA encodes:
- the LOC129264998 gene encoding protein yippee-like 5 codes for the protein MGRVFLEHIGGTRLFSCANCDTVLTNRAELMSTRFTGSTGRAYLFKRVVNLSFSEVQDRIMLTGRHMVRDVFCKNCDSKLGWIYEFATEESQRYKEGKVILERALITESEGMEEHVIVGNI